TTCTCGATCTCGTGGCCGCGGGTGCAGCCGACCGGTCGCGGCCCCGCGGTCGAGAAGGGCCTGGACTTCTACCGGCGGCTCACCGACGCCCTGCTGGAGAAGGGCATCGAGCCGGTGGTCACCCTCTACCACTGGGATCTGCCGCAGGAGCTGGAGGACGCCGGCGGCTGGCCCGAACGGGGCACCGCGGACCGCTTCGCCGAGTACGCCTCGCTCGCGGCCCGTGCGCTGGGCGACCGGGTGAAGATCTGGACCACGCTCAACGAGCCCTGGTGCAGCGCCTTTCTGGGGTACGGCTCCGGGGTGCACGCCCCCGGGCGCACCGACCCGGTGGCGGCGCTGCGGGCCGCCCATCATCTCAACCTGGCGCACGGCAAGGCGGTTCAGGCGCTGCGGGCCGAACTGCCCCATCACGCCCAGACGTCGGTCACCCTGAACATCCACCACGTCAGGGCCCTGACCGAGCGCGCGGAGGACGTCGACGCCGCTCGCCGGATCGACGCGCTGGCCAATCGCGTCTTCACCGGCCCCCAGTTGCTCGGCGCTTACCCGGAGGACCTCATCGAGGACACCTCCCGGCTGACGGACTGGAGTTTCGTGGAGGACGGCGACCTCTCCGCCATCCACCAGCCGCTGGACTTCCTCGGCGTCAACTACTACACGCCCACCCTGGTCTCGGCCTCGGACGGGCGGGGCACCCACAACTCGGACGGTCACGGCCGCAGCGACCACAGCCCGTGGCCCGCCGCGGAAGACGTGGCCTTCCACCTGCCGCCGGGTGACACGACGGCGATGGGCTGGGCGGTCGACCCGAGCGGTCTGTACGACCTGCTGCTGCGGCTGAAGGCGGACTTCCCCGGACTGCCGTTGATGATCACGGAGAACGGAGCGGCCTTCGACGACTACGTGGACCCGCACGGCCGTGTCGTCGACCCCGACCGCATCGCCTACCTGCGCGGGCACCTGAGCGCGGTACACCGGGCGATCGAGGCGGGCGTCGACGTCCGCGGGTACTTCCTGTGGTCGCTGCTGGACAACTTCGAGTGGGGCTACGGCTACAGCAAGCGGTTCGGCGCGGTGTACGTGGACTACCCCACCGGTCGGCGCATCCCGAAGGAGAGCGCACGGTGGTACGCCGAGGTGGCTCGTACCGGTGCGGTTCCCCCGCGGGACGGGGGCGACGCGTGAGCTGAGCGCTGGGGGCGGGACGGCGGCCGGCCGGGGTCGGTCAGCCGCCGATGGCCGACATCGGCCGGTCCGGCTGGACGAACGACGGGTCGTCCAGGCCGGCTCCCGCCTTCTTGCCCCACATGGCCAGCCGCCAGATGCGGGCGATCTCCTCGTCCGGGGAACCGTCGCGCAGGGCGGTGCGCAGGTCCGTTTCCTCCCGGGCGAACAGGCAGGTGCGTATCTGGCCGTCGGCCGTGAGGCGGGTGCGGTCGCAGGCGGCGCAGAAGGGGCGGGTCACCGAGGCGATGACGCCCACCCGGTGCGGGCCGCCGTCGACCAGCCAGCGCTCCGCCGGGGCCGAGCCGCGCGCGGCGGCCCCTTCGGGGGTGAGGTCGAAGCGGGTGCGCAGGGAGGCCAGGATGTCACCGGCCGTGACCATGCCCTCGCGCTTCCAGCCGTGCTGGGCGTCCAGGGGCATCTGCTCGATGAACCGCAGTTCGTAGTCGTGCTCGACGGCCCAGGCCAGCAGGTCGGGGGCCTCATCGGCATTCAGGTCAGGCATCAGGACCGTGTTGACCTTCACCGGGGTCAGACCCGCCTCGCGGGCGGCCCGCAGGCCTTCGAGGACGTCCTTGTGGCGGTCCCGGCGGGTGAGGGTCTTGAAGACGTCCGGGCGCAGGGTGTCCAGGGAGACGTTGACCCGGTCCAGACCCGCGTCCTTCAGGGCCTTCGCCGTGCGCCCCAGGCCGATGCCGTTGGTGGTCAGGGACATCTGGGGGCGGGGGTCGAGCCGCGCGACCCGCTCGACGATGCCGACCAGGCCGGGGCGCAGCAGGGGTTCTCCGCCGGTGAAGCGGATCTCCTCGATGCCCAGGGAGGTGACGGCGATGTCGATCAGGCGGACGATCTCGTCGTCCGTGAGCAGATCAGGCTTGGCCAGCCACTGCAGGCCTTCCTCGGGCATGCAGTAGGTGCAGCGAAGATTGCACCGGTCGGTCAGCGAGACCCTCAGGTCGGTGGCCACCCGGCCGTAGGTGTCGATGAGCACGTGGGCCCCCTCCCTCGTAGCGGATCAGTGCGGGTCGTCATTTCCGTCACTTGCGAGCCTACGTGACGTCACTGACAACGACAGCGGCCCGGATCCCACGAGGTACGGCGCGGCCGCGTCGTAGGGATCTACGACGCGGCCGCTCAGGGGGCGTACCGGGGTGTCAGTGGGCGCCGGTTCCGGTGAGTGAACGGACCTCCAGCTCGGCGTATTTGCCGGCGTCCGGCTCCTCCTTGGAGAGATAGGTGCCGAGGATGCCGAGCAGGAAGCCGACGGGGATCGAGATGATGCCCGGGTTCTCCAGCGGGAACCAGTGGAAGTCGGCGTCCGGGAACATCGAGGTCGGCTTGCCCGAGACGACCGGCGAGAACAGCACCAGGCCCACGGCGGTGACCAGGCCGCCGTAGATCGACCACAGGGCGCCGGAGGTGGTGAACCGCTTCCAGAAGAGGCTGTAGATGATCGTCGGGAGGTTGGCGGAGGCGGCGACCGCGAAGGCGAGGGCGACCAGGCCGGCGACGTTCAGGTCGCGGGCGAGGGCGCCCAGGACGATGGAGACGGCGCCGATGCCGACCGTGGCCCAGCGGGCCGCGCCGAGCTCCTGCTTCTCGGTGGCCGTGCCCTTCTTGATGACGTTGGCGTAGATGTCGTGGGCGAAGGACGACGAGGAGGCCAGGGTGAGGCCCGCCACGACCGCGAGGATGGTGGCGAAGGCGACCGCCGAGATCGTGGCGAGCAGGATCGCGCCCCAGTTGGAGTCGACGCCGCCGAGGTGGAGGGCGAGGAGTGGCGCGGCGGTGTTGCCCGCCTTGTTGGAGGCGATGATCTCGTCCGGCTTGATCAGGGCCGCGGCGCCGAAGCCGAGGGCGAGGGTCATCAGGTAGAAGGCGCCGATCAGGCCGATCGCCCAGATCACGGACTTACGGGCGGCCTTGGCGGTGGGCACCGTGTAGAAGCGGATCAGGATGTGCGGCAGGCCGGCGGTGCCCAGCACCAGGGCGATGCCGAGGGAGATGAAGTCCAGCTTGGTGGTGCCCGTGGCGCCGTACTTCAGGCCGGGCTCCAGGAAGGCCGAACCCTTGGCGCTGTTGTCGGCGGCCGAGCCGAGCAGGTCGGAGATGTTGAAGTGGAACTTCAGCAGCACCAGGAAGGTCAGCAGCAGGGCGCCGACGATGAGCAGGACGGCCTTGACCATCTGCACCCAGGTGGTGCCCTTCATGCCGCCGATGGTGACGTAGACGATCATCAGGACGCCGACCAGGGCGACGATGCCGATCTTGCCGGCGTCGCTGGTGATGCCGAGCAGCAGGGAGACCAGAACGCCGGCGCCCGCCATCTGGGCCAGCAGGTAGAAGATCGACACGACGATGGTGGAGGTGCCGGCCGCCGTGCGGACGGGGCGCTGGCGCATCCGGTAGGCGAGGACGTCGCCCATGGTGTAGCGGCCGGAGTTGCGCAGTGGCTCGGCCACCAGGAGCAGGGCGACCAGCCAGGCGACCAGGAAGCCGATGGAGTACAGGAAGCCGTCGTAGCCGAAGAGGGCGATGGCGCCCGCGATGCCGAGGAAGGACGCGGCGGACATGTAGTCGCCGGAGACGGCGAGGCCGTTCTGGAAGCCGGTGAACTGGCGGCCGCCCGCGTAGAAGTCGGCCGCGTCCTTGGTCTGGCGGCCGGCCCAGATGGTGATCACGAGGGTCGCGGCGACGAACACCGAGAACAGCGTGATGATCAGCGGCCGGTGCTGGCTCGCCTCGCCGGCCGCGAGCAGGGTGTGCTGTGCGGGGCTCATGCGCCGCCCTCCATCCGGGACTTGATCGCCTCGGCCTTGGGGTCGAGCTTGGCGGCGGCGTGCCGCGAGTACCACCAGGCGATGAGGAACGTGGTCAGGAACTGGGCGAGGCCGAGGACGAGGGCCACGTTGATGTTGCCGAACAGCTGGGTGCCCATGAAGTCGCCCGCGTAGTTCGACAGCAGGACGTACAGCAGGTACCAGGCGATGAAGCCGACGGTCAGCGGGAAGGCGAACGAGCGGTAGGAGCGGCGCAGTTCACCGAATTCCGCGCTCTCCTGCTCCGCGAGGAACTCCTCTGTCGGGGGGAGTTGGGTGGGGGTCTTCGAGGGGGGCGGTGTCTCGGTGGCCACGTAGTCTCCTCGCGTTGCGGATGCGTTCGTCTCGGGGATCGGGGGCGCGTGTCCTGGTGCTCCCTGCCCAAGGTCACGGCGCGATGCGGGGACGGGTTCAACTCACTTGACCGATTTCCGAACTCGCCTTGGGCAACTCATTGCTGACCAGCGACTTCGGGAGATAGTTTTCGGCCTGGACCGCCCGTCATGTACCTGCCCGAGCACCACCTGTGTCTCGGGCGGTTTCGTTTCCGGATGATGTGGAGACCCCATGGTTCATCTGCGTTCCAGACGTCGGCTCGCGCTCGCGGTGCCGGTCGTGCTGTCGCTGACCGCCTCGCTCGGCTTCCTGCCGGCGGCGGCTCAGGCCGCTCCCCGCGTGGAGTCCGCCTCTCCGGCGGCCGCCGCCGCGGACACGTACGCATACCTCGTCAACACGAAGACGGACCCCTACACGATCAAGTCGGTCAAGGCGGCGATCAAGGCGGCCGGCGGTTCGATCGTGGTGTCGTACGACAAGATCGGTGTCATCGTGGTCCATTCCACGGACCTCGACTTCGCCAAGAAGATACGCACCGTACGTGGCGTGCAGTCCGCGGGTGCCTCGCGCACCTCGCCGGTACAGGCGGCGGGGACCACGGACGAGGGTGCGGCGCAGTACCTGTCCGAGGCCGAGGCCGCGAAGGTCGAGAAGGGCTCGGCGGCCGGTGAGGAGCCGCTGGAGGCCGACCAGTGGGACCTCAGGGCGATCGGCGCCGACAAGGCCGCCGCGATCGACCCGGGCAGCAGGAAGGTGACGGTCGCCGTGATCGACGTGGGCGTCGACGACACCCACCCCGACCTCGCCCCGAACTTCTCCCCCTCGCAGTCCGCGAACTGCGTCAGCGGCAAGGCGGACACGACCTACGGCTCCTGGCGGCCGGTGGACGCCGAGCACTACCACGGCACGCACGTGGCGGGTGAGATCGCCGCGGCCCGCAACGGCATCGGTGTCGCGGGCGTCGCGCCCGGCGTGCGGGTCGCCGGCATCACGGTGGCCCAGCCGGACGAGAACCAGCTGTTCTTCCCCGAGAGCGTCGTGTGCGCGTTCGTGTTCGCCGCCGACCACGGCGTCGAGGTCACCAACAACAGCTACTACGTTGATCCATGGCAGTACAACTGCATGGACGACCCCGATCAGCGCGCCATCGTTGATTCGGTCAACAGGGCCCAGCTGTACGCACAGAGCAAGGGCACGCTCAATGTGGCCGCCGCGGGCAACGCCAACGACGACCTCGACTCGGACGCCCTCGTCGACGACTCCAGCCCCGACGACTCGACTCCGGTGACCCGGACGGTCGACCCGCACGAGTGCTTCGACGTGCCGACCCAGCTGCCGGGCGTCGTCACGGTCAGCGCGGTGGGCGTCAAGGGCACCAAGTCGTACTACTCCAGCTACGGCTACGGAGTCGTCGACGTCGCGGCGCCCGGTGGCGACAAGTACCAGATCCCGGACACGCCGTCGAAGAACGGCCGCATCCTGTCCACCATGCCGAACAACCAGTACGGCTTCCTGCAGGGCACGTCGATGGCCACGCCGCACGTGGCCGGCGTCGCCGCGCTGCTGAAGTCGACGCATCCGTTCGCGACCCCGGCCCAACTGCAGGCCCTGCTCAAGGCGGAGGCCGTCAACCCGGGCTGCCCGAGCGGCCCCTACGACGGGGACGGCGACGGCGTCGTCGACGCGACCTGCGTCGGCGGCAAGCGGGTCAACGGCTTCTACGGCTTCGGCGTCGTCGACGCGCTGCGCGCGGTGAAGTGACCGCGGCCGATCCACCATCCACTCGCTCCGGGGGACGCCACCGTCCCCCGGGGCTCCCGCACGGCCCCTTCGTACCGCGAACGAACTGGAGACCCCGACACATGACAGCGCCTCACCCGCGCTCGCGCCGCGTGCTCGCCCTTCCGCTGGGGATGGCGATGGCGACGGCCCTCGCGTTCCTGCCGAACATCACGGCCTCGGCGGCGGAGGCCGCGCCGACGGCCACGGCCACGACCACGGCCGGTGACGCCACCTCGCTCAGCTACGTCGTCAACGTCCGCCCGGGGCACGGCCCTTCGGCGCGTGTGAAGAAGGCGATCGCCGAGGCAGACGGCACGATCGTGACGTCGTACGACCAGATAGGCGTGATCGTCGTCCACTCGTCGAACGCCGACTTCGCCAAGATCCTGCGCGCGGTGCCCGGCGTGGAGTCGGCGGGCAACACCCGCAACGCGCCGCTGCCCGCCCAGTCGACCGACGACATGGGCACGCCGAAGGTGCTCTCCGCACGGGAGGTCGCCGCCGCGCAGGCCGCCGACGGGCAGGATCCGCTCGAACCCCAGCAGTGGGACCTGGCCGCCATCAAGGCGGACAAGGCGCACGAGGTGTCGCTGGGCAGTCCCAAGGTGACGGTCGCCGTCATCGACACCGGCGTCGACGACACCCACCCCGACATCGCGCCCAACTTCGACCGCGCGGCGTCGGTCAACTGCGTGGCGGGCAAGCCGGACACGGCGGACGGCGCCTGGCGGCCGAGCGCCTCGGAGAGCCCGCACGGCACCCACGTGGCGGGCGAGATCGCGGCCGCGAAGAACGGCGTCGGCATGACGGGCGTGGCGCCCGGGGTGAAGGTCGCCGGCATCAAGGTGGCCAACCCCGACGGCTACTTCTACACCGAGGCCGTGGTCTGCGGCTTCGTGTGGGCGGCCGAGCACGGCGTCGACGTGACGAACAACAGCTATTACACCGACCCGTGGTACTTCAACTGCACCGACGACCCGGACCAGAAGGCACTGGTGGACGCCGTCACCCGGGCCTCGCGGTACGCGGAGAAGCGGGGTGCCGTCAATGTCGCGGCGGCCGGCAACGAGAACTACGACCTCGCCGCCGACACGATCACGGACCCGGTGTCGCCGAACGACGGCACGCCCTCGGACCGGGTGATCGACCCGACCAAGTGCTTCGACATACCGACCCAGTTGCCGGGTGTGGTGACGGTCGCGGCCACGGGCGCCAAGGGCCTGAAGTCGTCCTTCTCCAACCACGGCCTGGGCGTCATCGACGTCGCCGCGCCGGGCGGCGACTCGACCCGCTACCAGACCCCGGCCCCGCCGGCCACCAGCGGCCTGATCCTGGGCACGCTGCCCGGCGGCAAGTGGGGCTACATGGCGGGGACGTCGATGGCCTCGCCGCACGTCGCGGCGGTCGCCGCATTGATCAAGTCAACGCACCCGCACGCTACGCCGGCCCTGGTGAAGGCGCTGCTCTACGCGGAGGCCGACGCCACGCCGTGCACGGACCCGTACGACATCGACGGCGACGGCAAGGTCGACGCGGTGTGCGAGGGGACGAAGAACCGCAACGGCTTCTACGGCTGGGGCACGGTTGACGCGTTGGCCGCGGTGACCAAGTGATATATTGATTCAGTCAATACTGCATAGTGCAGTCATGACTGCAATCAAGTTCGCATGGGCCGAGCTGGGCGGCGATCCCGCCCTGCTCTCCAGGATGTCGACCTCCGCACGGGAGGGCGCTCTCCAAGGGCGCCTTCCCGTACGGGAGCTGGCGCGGGCCTGTGTCGGTGCCTGTGCGCTGGCCGCCGCCGAGCTGGGGGCGCGGCGGGCCGGGCTCGCGCAGATGCCCCGGGTGCGGGTCGACGACGGGGCGGTCGCCACCGCGTTCCACAGTGAGCGGCATCTGCAGGTCGACGGGCGGGCGCCGGTCGTCTTCGCGCCGCTGTCGCGGTTCTGGCGGACCGCGGACGGGTGGGTGCGCACCCACGCCAACTACCCCCACCACCGGGCCCGGCTGCTGGACGTGCTGCGGGTGCCCGAGGACGTGGCCGCCGTCGAGGCGGCGCTGGCGCGGCGGTCCTCGCTGGAGGTCGAGGAGGCTGTGTACGAGGCCGGCGGCCTCGCGGTGGCGCTGCGGACACCGAAGGAGTGGGCCGCCCACGAGCAGGCCGCCGAGGTGGGCCGGCGTCGGCTCGTCGAGCGCGAGCGGCTCGACTCCGCACCCGCGCGCGTGCTGCGGCCTCTCGACGGACCCGCGCTGCTGCCCGCCGCCGGGCTGCGCGTCCTGGACCTGACCCGGGTGCTCGCCGGACCGGTCGCCACGCGCACGCTCGCCCTGCTCGGCGCGGACGTCCTGCGCCTCGACCCCCCGCACCTGCCCGAACTGCCCGACCAGCACACGGACACGGGCTTCGGGAAGCGGTCGGCGCTGCTGGACCTCACGGCCGACCGGCGTGCGTTCGAGGACCTGCTCGCGCGCGCGGACGTCGTCGTCACCGGCTACCGGCCGGGCGCCCTGGACCGGTTCGGGCTGTCGCCCGAGGCGCTGGCCGAGCGGCGGCCGGGACTGGTCGTGGCACAGGTGTCGGCGTGGGGCGCGTACGGGCCGTGGCGCGGGCGGCGGGGCTTCGACAGCCTGGTGCAGGTCGCGACCGGCATCGCCGCCCTGGAGGGCTCGGCGGGACAGCCGGGCGCGCTGCCGGCGCAGGCCCTGGACCACGGGACGGGGTATCTGCTGGCGGCCGCGGTACTGCGGGCGCTGACCGAGCAGTCGTACGACGGCGGCGGCCGGTCCGTGCGGCTGGCGCTGGCCCGGACGGCCGCGTGGCTCGTGAACGACGTCGAGGCGGAGGGTCCGGGCGACGCCGAGTACGACGGTCCGGGGCCCTGGCTGACCGAGACGGACAGCGCCCTGGGCCGACTGCGGCACGCCCTGCCGCCGGTGTCCTTCGACGGTGGGCCGGCCGACTGGGCGCGCCCGCCGGAGCCGTGGGGGTCCGGCACCGCGCGTTGGGTCTGAGCCAAGGGACGGCCAAAAACGTCTCTACGGGCGGAATGGCGTACCGCCAGTTGTTTTACTGCAGTTGCCCTGTTCTGCGACGGCTGGTGAAGTCTTCGAGGTGACGTTGATACGACCCCCCGCCGGGGTGGCGGACGCGAGTGGGCCCGTACGGCGCCCCGGTGCCGGCCGGGCCGTCGGCGTCCTCGTCCTGGTGGCACTGGCCGCGCTGATACCCCTGCTGGGCCAGTCGGCCGCCCTGCACGGCACCGGGGAGGCCGCCGCGCCCGGCGTCGGGGGCATCGCGCTGCTGCGGGCGGTGCTGTTCGCCGCGCTGTGCGTCCCGGTCGGCGAGGCGTTCGTGAACCGTCTGGCGCGCTCGCTGCCCGGGGCCCCCGGGCAGGCGCCCCGCAGTTGGGCCCCGTACACGGCGCTCGCCGGTTTCGTGGCCGCCGTGGGGCTGGCGTCGGTCGTGTCGACGGGCAACCTGCTGCCGCACGACCTGGACCAGGTCGACGTCGGCGGCCTGTACGACTCCCCGGACGGCAGGCTCGCCCTGGTCGAGGTCAACGCCTTCCTCGCGGCCGCCCTGTGCGCCCGCGCGCGCCGTCCGGCCGCCCGGCTCTGGCCGGTGGCCGCGGTGATCGTGGCGGAGGCCCTGCGCGCGCACCCCACCACCGAGCACGCCCCGCTCCTCGGATCCGGGCTGACGCTGGTGCACCTGACGTGCGCGGCGCTGTGGGCGGGCGGTCTG
Above is a genomic segment from Streptomyces sp. SLBN-31 containing:
- a CDS encoding cation acetate symporter, with the protein product MSPAQHTLLAAGEASQHRPLIITLFSVFVAATLVITIWAGRQTKDAADFYAGGRQFTGFQNGLAVSGDYMSAASFLGIAGAIALFGYDGFLYSIGFLVAWLVALLLVAEPLRNSGRYTMGDVLAYRMRQRPVRTAAGTSTIVVSIFYLLAQMAGAGVLVSLLLGITSDAGKIGIVALVGVLMIVYVTIGGMKGTTWVQMVKAVLLIVGALLLTFLVLLKFHFNISDLLGSAADNSAKGSAFLEPGLKYGATGTTKLDFISLGIALVLGTAGLPHILIRFYTVPTAKAARKSVIWAIGLIGAFYLMTLALGFGAAALIKPDEIIASNKAGNTAAPLLALHLGGVDSNWGAILLATISAVAFATILAVVAGLTLASSSSFAHDIYANVIKKGTATEKQELGAARWATVGIGAVSIVLGALARDLNVAGLVALAFAVAASANLPTIIYSLFWKRFTTSGALWSIYGGLVTAVGLVLFSPVVSGKPTSMFPDADFHWFPLENPGIISIPVGFLLGILGTYLSKEEPDAGKYAELEVRSLTGTGAH
- a CDS encoding S8 family serine peptidase; this translates as MTAPHPRSRRVLALPLGMAMATALAFLPNITASAAEAAPTATATTTAGDATSLSYVVNVRPGHGPSARVKKAIAEADGTIVTSYDQIGVIVVHSSNADFAKILRAVPGVESAGNTRNAPLPAQSTDDMGTPKVLSAREVAAAQAADGQDPLEPQQWDLAAIKADKAHEVSLGSPKVTVAVIDTGVDDTHPDIAPNFDRAASVNCVAGKPDTADGAWRPSASESPHGTHVAGEIAAAKNGVGMTGVAPGVKVAGIKVANPDGYFYTEAVVCGFVWAAEHGVDVTNNSYYTDPWYFNCTDDPDQKALVDAVTRASRYAEKRGAVNVAAAGNENYDLAADTITDPVSPNDGTPSDRVIDPTKCFDIPTQLPGVVTVAATGAKGLKSSFSNHGLGVIDVAAPGGDSTRYQTPAPPATSGLILGTLPGGKWGYMAGTSMASPHVAAVAALIKSTHPHATPALVKALLYAEADATPCTDPYDIDGDGKVDAVCEGTKNRNGFYGWGTVDALAAVTK
- a CDS encoding DUF485 domain-containing protein: MATETPPPSKTPTQLPPTEEFLAEQESAEFGELRRSYRSFAFPLTVGFIAWYLLYVLLSNYAGDFMGTQLFGNINVALVLGLAQFLTTFLIAWWYSRHAAAKLDPKAEAIKSRMEGGA
- a CDS encoding CopD family protein, coding for MTLIRPPAGVADASGPVRRPGAGRAVGVLVLVALAALIPLLGQSAALHGTGEAAAPGVGGIALLRAVLFAALCVPVGEAFVNRLARSLPGAPGQAPRSWAPYTALAGFVAAVGLASVVSTGNLLPHDLDQVDVGGLYDSPDGRLALVEVNAFLAAALCARARRPAARLWPVAAVIVAEALRAHPTTEHAPLLGSGLTLVHLTCAALWAGGLLHVLRTLGRWGRTEAGPALLGLYARVAAVLLAAITATGVWSSLRRMPSATVLDQLTTTAYGRTLLAKVLLVAAVALLAVWARLRLRRAADPLTACAPARAEVVALGVVVVVSGLLTALPLPIRWS
- a CDS encoding GH1 family beta-glucosidase, with the protein product MSTATRRVAPGPQHTSALVFPTGFRWGTATAAYQIEGAATEDGRTPSIWDTYSHTPGRVRNGDTGDVACDHYHRWREDVEIMADLGVDTYRFSISWPRVQPTGRGPAVEKGLDFYRRLTDALLEKGIEPVVTLYHWDLPQELEDAGGWPERGTADRFAEYASLAARALGDRVKIWTTLNEPWCSAFLGYGSGVHAPGRTDPVAALRAAHHLNLAHGKAVQALRAELPHHAQTSVTLNIHHVRALTERAEDVDAARRIDALANRVFTGPQLLGAYPEDLIEDTSRLTDWSFVEDGDLSAIHQPLDFLGVNYYTPTLVSASDGRGTHNSDGHGRSDHSPWPAAEDVAFHLPPGDTTAMGWAVDPSGLYDLLLRLKADFPGLPLMITENGAAFDDYVDPHGRVVDPDRIAYLRGHLSAVHRAIEAGVDVRGYFLWSLLDNFEWGYGYSKRFGAVYVDYPTGRRIPKESARWYAEVARTGAVPPRDGGDA
- a CDS encoding CoA transferase, with amino-acid sequence MTAIKFAWAELGGDPALLSRMSTSAREGALQGRLPVRELARACVGACALAAAELGARRAGLAQMPRVRVDDGAVATAFHSERHLQVDGRAPVVFAPLSRFWRTADGWVRTHANYPHHRARLLDVLRVPEDVAAVEAALARRSSLEVEEAVYEAGGLAVALRTPKEWAAHEQAAEVGRRRLVERERLDSAPARVLRPLDGPALLPAAGLRVLDLTRVLAGPVATRTLALLGADVLRLDPPHLPELPDQHTDTGFGKRSALLDLTADRRAFEDLLARADVVVTGYRPGALDRFGLSPEALAERRPGLVVAQVSAWGAYGPWRGRRGFDSLVQVATGIAALEGSAGQPGALPAQALDHGTGYLLAAAVLRALTEQSYDGGGRSVRLALARTAAWLVNDVEAEGPGDAEYDGPGPWLTETDSALGRLRHALPPVSFDGGPADWARPPEPWGSGTARWV
- a CDS encoding S8 family serine peptidase; translation: MVHLRSRRRLALAVPVVLSLTASLGFLPAAAQAAPRVESASPAAAAADTYAYLVNTKTDPYTIKSVKAAIKAAGGSIVVSYDKIGVIVVHSTDLDFAKKIRTVRGVQSAGASRTSPVQAAGTTDEGAAQYLSEAEAAKVEKGSAAGEEPLEADQWDLRAIGADKAAAIDPGSRKVTVAVIDVGVDDTHPDLAPNFSPSQSANCVSGKADTTYGSWRPVDAEHYHGTHVAGEIAAARNGIGVAGVAPGVRVAGITVAQPDENQLFFPESVVCAFVFAADHGVEVTNNSYYVDPWQYNCMDDPDQRAIVDSVNRAQLYAQSKGTLNVAAAGNANDDLDSDALVDDSSPDDSTPVTRTVDPHECFDVPTQLPGVVTVSAVGVKGTKSYYSSYGYGVVDVAAPGGDKYQIPDTPSKNGRILSTMPNNQYGFLQGTSMATPHVAGVAALLKSTHPFATPAQLQALLKAEAVNPGCPSGPYDGDGDGVVDATCVGGKRVNGFYGFGVVDALRAVK
- the moaA gene encoding GTP 3',8-cyclase MoaA is translated as MLIDTYGRVATDLRVSLTDRCNLRCTYCMPEEGLQWLAKPDLLTDDEIVRLIDIAVTSLGIEEIRFTGGEPLLRPGLVGIVERVARLDPRPQMSLTTNGIGLGRTAKALKDAGLDRVNVSLDTLRPDVFKTLTRRDRHKDVLEGLRAAREAGLTPVKVNTVLMPDLNADEAPDLLAWAVEHDYELRFIEQMPLDAQHGWKREGMVTAGDILASLRTRFDLTPEGAAARGSAPAERWLVDGGPHRVGVIASVTRPFCAACDRTRLTADGQIRTCLFAREETDLRTALRDGSPDEEIARIWRLAMWGKKAGAGLDDPSFVQPDRPMSAIGG